Proteins encoded together in one Pongo abelii isolate AG06213 chromosome 8, NHGRI_mPonAbe1-v2.0_pri, whole genome shotgun sequence window:
- the JMJD1C gene encoding probable JmjC domain-containing histone demethylation protein 2C isoform X5 has protein sequence MNSQAAVPKQNTHQQQQQRSIRPNKRKGSDSSIPDEEKMKEEKYDYISRGENPKGKNKHLMNKRRKPEEDEKKLNMKRLRTDNVSDFSESSDSENSNKRIIDNSSEQKPENELKNKNTSKINGEEGKPHNNEKAREETLKDSQPPWDQIQEDKKHEEAEKRKSVDTQLQEDMIIHSSEQSTVSDHNSNDLLPQECNMDKTHTMELLPKEKFVSRPPTPKCVIDITNDTNLEKVAQENSSTFGLQTLQKMDPNVSDSKHSIANAKFLETAKQDSDQSWVSDVVKVDLTQSSVTNASSGNDHLNMEKEKYVSYISPLSAVSVMEDKLHKRSPPPETIKSKLNTSVDTHKIKSSPSPEVVKPKITHSPDSVKSKATYVNSQATGERRLANKIEHELSRCSFHPIPTRSSTLETTKSPLIIDKNEHFTVYRDPALIGSETGANHISPFLSQHPFPLHSSSHRTCLNPGTHHPALTPAPHLLAGSSSQTPLPTINTHPLTSGPHHAVHHPHLLPTVLPGVPTASLLGGHPRLESAHASSLSHLALAHQQQQQLLQHQSPHLLGQAHPSASYNQLGLYPIIWQYPNGTHAYSGLGLPSSKWVHPENAVNAEASLRRNSPSPWLHQPTPVTSADGIGLLSHIPVRPSSAEPHRPLKITAHSSPPLTKTLVDHHKEELERKAFMEPLRSVASTSAKNDLDLNRSQTGKDCHLHRHFVDPVLNQLQRPPQETGERLNKYKEEHRRILQESIDVAPFTTKIKGLEGERENYSRVASSSSSPKSHIIKQDMDVERSVSDLYKMKHSVPQSLPQSNYFTTLSNSVVNEPPRSYPSKEVSNIYGDKQSNALAAAAANPQTLTSFITSLSKPPPLIKHQPESEGLVGKIPEHLPHQIASHSVTTFRNDCRSPTHLTVSSTNTLRSMPALHRAPVFHPPIHHSLERKEGSYSSLSPPTLTPVMPVNAGGKVQESQKPPTLIPEPKDSQANFKSTSEQSLTEMWRPNNNLSKEKTEWHVEKSSGKLQAAMASVIVRPSSSTKTDSMPAMQLASKDQVSERSSAGAHKTDCLKLAEAGETGRIILPNVNSDSVHTKSEKNFQAVSQGSVPSSVMSAVNTMCNTKTDIITSAADTTSVSSWGGSEVISSLSNTILASTSSECVSSKSVSQPVAQKQECKVSTTAPVTLASNKTGSVVQPSSGFSGTTDFIHLKKHKAALAAAQYKSSNVSETEPNAIKNQTLSASLPLDSTVICSTINKANSVGNGQASQTSQPNYHTKLKKAWLTRHSEEDKNTNKMENSGNSVSEIIKPCSVNLIASTSSDIQNSVDSKIIVDKYVKDDKVNRRKAKRTYESGSESGDSDESESKSEQRTKRQPKPTYKKKQNDLQKRKGEIEEDLKPNGVLSRSAKEKSKLKLQSNSNTGIPRSVLKDWRKVKKLKQTGESFLQDDSCCEIGPNLQKCRECRLIRSKKGEEPAHSPVFCRFYYFRRLSFSKNGVVRIDGFSSPDQYDDEAMSLWTHENYEDDELDIETSKYILDIIGDKFCQLVTSEKTALSWVKKDAKIAWKRAVRGVREMCDACEATLFNIHWVCQKCGFVVCLDCYKAKERKSSRDKELYAWMKCVKGQPHDHKHLMPTQIIPGSVLTDLLDAMHTLREKYGIKSHCHCTNKQNLQVGNFPTMNGVSQVLQNVLNHSNKISLCMPESQQQNTPQKSEKNGGSSPESDVGTDNKLTPPESQSPLHWLADLAEQKAREEKKENKELTLENQIKEEREQDNSESPNGRTSPLVSQNNEQGSTLRDLLTTTAGKLRVGSTDAGIAFAPVYSMGAPSSKSGRTMPNILDDIIASVVENKIPPSKTSKINVKPELKEEPEESITSAVDENNKLYSDIPHSWICEKHILWLKDYKNSNNWKLFKECWKQGQPAVVSGVHKKMNISLWKAESISLDFGDHQADLLNCKDSIISNANVKEFWDGFEEVSKRQKNKSGETVVLKLKDWPSGEDFKTMMPARYEDLLKSLPLPEYCNPEGKFNLASHLPGFFVRPDLGPRLCSAYGVVAAKDHDIGTTNLHIEVSDVVNILVYVGIAKGNGILSKAGILKKFEEEDLDDILRKRLKDSSEIPGALWHIYAGKDVDKIREFLQKISKEQGLEVLPEHDPIRDQSWYVNKKLRQRLLEEYGVRTCTLIQFLGDAIVLPAGALHQVQNFHSCIQVTEDFVSPEHLVESFHLTQELRLLKEEINYDDKLQVKNILYHAVKEMVRALKIHEDEVEDMEEN, from the exons TCAGCTTCAAGAAGATATGATTATCCATTCGTCAGAACAATCCACAGTTTCTGATCATAATTCTAATGATTTACTTCCTCAGGAATGCAATATGGATAAAACACATACCATGGAATTGCTACCAAAGGAGAAGTTTGTGTCCAGACCACCCACACCAAAATGTGTTATTGATATTACAAATGACACTAATTTAGAAAAGGTGGCTCAGGAAAACTCAAGTACCTTTGGCCTTCAGACACTTCAGAAAATGGATCCTAATGTTAGTGATTCAAAACACTCTATTGCAAATGCAAAATTCTTGGAAACAGCAAAACAAGATTCTGACCAGAGCTGGGTCAGTGATGTAGTTAAAGTGGATCTAACCCAATCAAGTGTTACAAATGCTTCTTCAGGAAATGATCACTTGAACATGGAAAAAGAGAAGTATGTCTCTTACATTTCTCCTTTAAGTGCAGTTTCTGTCATGGAAGATAAGCTGCATAAGCGAAGTCCACCTCCAGAGACTATAAAATCTAAACTTAATACTTCAGTAGATACTCACAAGATAAAATCCAGCCCATCACCTGAAGTTGTGAAACCCAAAATAACTCATTCTCCTGATTCTGTAAAGTCTAAGGCCACTTATGTGAACAGCCAAGCTACTGGTGAAAGAAGACTGGCAAATAAGATAGAACATGAGCTATCAAGATGCAGTTTTCATCCAATTCCTACTCGAAGCAGTACATTAGAAACTACAAAGAGTCCTCTTATCATTGATAAAAATGAGCATTTTACAGTTTACAGAGATCCTGCACTTATTGGGTCAGAAACAGGAGCTAATCATATTTCACCTTTCCTAAGCCAGCATCCTTTTCCTCTTCACTCCTCATCTCATAGAACCTGTTTAAATCCAGGTACCCATCATCCTGCCTTAACTCCTGCACCCCATTTACTAGCCGGATCATCTAGTCAAACTCCATTACCTACCATTAACACTCATCCTCTGACTAGTGGTCCACACCATGCTGTTCATCACCCTCATTTACTTCCCACTGTGTTACCTGGAGTGCCTACTGCCTCCTTACTTGGTGGCCACCCACGACTAGAGAGTGCTCATGCCAGCAGCTTGAGCCACTTAGCACTAGCACACCAGCAACAACAACAGTTGTTACAGCACCAGTCACCTCATCTTCTTGGACAAGCCCATCCTTCCGCTTCATATAATCAGCTTGGACTTTATCCAATTATTTGGCAGTATCCAAATGGAACACATGCATACTCAGGACTTGGTTTGCCTTCTTCTAAGTGGGTTCACCCAGAAAATGCAGTTAATGCTGAAGCTTCATTAAGGAGG aATTCTCCCAGTCCTTGGCTACATCAGCCCACCCCTGTGACCTCAGCAGATGGTATTGGATTACTTAGTCACATTCCTGTCAGACCTTCCAGTGCAGAGCCTCATCGGCCTCTTAAAATTACAGCCCATTCCAGTCCACCATTGACAAAAACTTTAGTAGATCATCATAAGGA AGAATTAGAAAGGAAAGCTTTTATGGAACCATTACGGTCTGTTGCATCCACATCAGCCAAAAATGACCTGGATCTAAATAGGTCACAGACTGGAAAAGATTGTCACTTACATAGGCATTTTGTGGATCCAGTATTAAATCAATTACAGAGGCCACCCCAGGAGACTGGAGAGAGGTTAAACAAATACAAAGAGGAACACCGTCGAATTCTTCAAGAAAGTATTGATGTTGCTCCCTTTACAACTAAAATCAAGGGACttgagggtgagagagagaattATTCCAGAGTGGCATCATCATCTTCCAGTCCTAAAAGCCATATCATCAAACAAGATATGGATGTAGAACGCTCAGTATCAGATCTTTATAAAATGAAGCACTCAGTGCCTCAGAGTTTACCCCAAAGTAACTATTTCACTACATTGTCTAATAGTGTGGTCAATGAACCACCAAGATCATACCcatccaaagaagtttcaaatattTACGGTGATAAACAGAGTAATGCCCTTGCAGCGGCAGCAGCTAATCCTCAAACTCTGACTTCATTTATAACATCTCTTTCAAAGCCTCCACCTTTGATTAAACACCAACCAGAAAGTGAAGGTTTAGTAGGCAAGATACCAGAACATCTTCCGCATCAAATTGCATCTCACTCAGTAACAACCTTCAGAAATGATTGCAGGAGTCCTACCCATTTGACAGTTTCTTCTACAAATACACTCCGCAGTATGCCTGCATTACATAGAGCACCAGTATTTCACCCACCAATCCATCACAgcctggaaagaaaggaaggcagcTATAGTAGCCTTTCCCCTCCAACTTTAACTCCAGTGATGCCAGTAAATGCTGGTGGTAAAGTTCAAGAATCACAGAAGCCTCCAACTCTAATACCTGAGCCAAAAGACTCTCAGGCAAATTTTAAGAGTACTTCAGAACAGAGTTTGACAGAGATGTGGAGACCTAATAATAACCTcagcaaagagaaaactgaatGGCATGTGGAGAAAAGCAGCGGAAAGTTACAGGCTGCTATGGCATCTGTCATTGTGCGTCCATCTTCTAGTACAAAAACTGATAGTATGCCAGCAATGCAGTTAGCTTCTAAAGATCAAGTTAGTGAAAGATCTTCAGCTGGGGCACATAAAACAGATTGCCTCAAACTAGCAGAAGCCGGAGAAACTGGAAGAATCATTTTGCCAAATGTGAATTCAGACAGTGTTCacacaaaatctgaaaaaaacttTCAGGCTGTCTCACAGGGCAGTGTTCCCAGTTCAGTCATGTCTGCTGTAAATACGATGTGTAATACCAAAACGGATATAATCACATCTGCTGCCGATACTACCAGTGTTTCCAGCTGGGGTGGTTCAGAAGTAATTTCCTCTTTATCAAATACCATTTTGGCCTCTACATCATCAGAATGTGTATCTTCAAAAAGTGTCAGTCAGCCAGTGGCTCAAAAACAAGAATGCAAGGTCAGCACCACAGCACCAGTTACATTAGCCAGTAATAAGACAGGAAGTGTTGTTCAACCCAGTTCTGGGTTCTCAGGCACAACTGattttatccatttaaaaaagCACAAGGCAGCATTGGCCGCAGCTCAGTATAAAAGTAGTAATGTCAGTGAGACTGAACCTAATGCTATAAAAAATCAGACACTTTCAGCCTCCCTTCCTCTGGATAGCACTGTAATCTGTAGTACAATTAACAAAGCAAACTCTGTAGGAAATGGGCAAGCTTCCCAGACAAGTCAACCAAACTACCATACTAAACTGAAAAAGGCCTGGCTCACCAGACATTCAGAAGAagataaaaatactaataaaatggaaaattcaggGAATTCTGTATCAGAAATTATTAAGCCATGTTCTGTCAACTTAATAGCCTCTACATCTAGTGATATACAAAATAGTGTAGATAGTAAGATCATAGTTGATAAATATGTAAAAGATGATAAAGTCAATAGGAGAAAAGCCAAAAGAACTTATGAATCTGGCTCTGAAAGTGGAGACTCAGATGAAAGTGAAAGCAAGTCAGAGCAAAGGACTAAAAGACAACCTAAGCCAACTtacaaaaagaagcaaaatgatttgcaaaagagaaaaggTGAAATAGAAGAAGATTTGAAACCCAATGGAGTTCTCAGCAGGAGTgccaaagaaaaaagtaaactgaAGTTGCAAAGCAACAGTAATA CTGGCATTCCTCGTTCAGTATTGAAAGATTGGCGTAAAGTCAAGAAGCTGAAGCAAACTGGGGAATCCTTTTTACAGGATGACTCCTGCTGTGAGATAGGGCCTAATTTACAAAAGTGTCGAGAATGTAGACTTATTCGCAGTAAAAAAGGAGAAGAACCAGCTCACTCACCAGTATTTTGTAGATTTTACTACTTTAGACG gTTGTCATTTAGTAAAAACGGAGTAGTTAGAATAGATGGTTTCTCTTctcctgaccaatatgatgatgAAGCTATGAGTTTGTGgacacatgaaaattatgaaGATGATGAACTAGATATAGAGACTTCTAAATATATCTTGGATATAATAGGTGATAAGTTCTGTCAATTAGTAACATCTGAAAAAACAGCTTTGTCCTGGGTGAAAAAGGATG CCAAAATTGCCTGGAAAAGAGCAGTGAGAGGAGTCCGGGAGATGTGTGATGCATGTGAAGCAACATTGTTTAACATTCACTGGGTCTGCCAAAAATGTGGATTTGTGGTCTGCTTAGATTGTTACAaggcaaaggaaaggaagagtTCTAGAG ATAAAGAACTATATGCTTGGATGAAGTGTGTGAAGGGACAGCCTCATGATCACAAACATTTAATGCCAACCCAAATTATACCTGGTTCTG ttttgacAGATCTTCTAGATGCCATGCACACTCTTAGGGAAAAATATGGTATTAAATCCCATTGTCATTGTACTAACAAACAGAATTTACAAGTTGGAAATTTTCCTACAATGAATGGTGTATCTCAA GTTTTACAGAATGTTCTTAATCACAGTAATAAAATTTCTCTGTGCATGCCTGAGTCTCAGCAGCAAAATACTCCTCAGAAGTCTGAGAAAAATGGTGGCAGCAGCCCAGAGAGTGATGTAGGCACAGATAACAAGTTAACTCCTCCAGAATCCCAGTCACCACTGCACTGGTTAGCAGATCTTGCAGAGCAAAAagccagagaggaaaaaaaag aaaacaAAGAACTTACCCTTGAAAAccaaattaaagaagaaagagaacaagaCAACTCTGAATCTCCAAATGGCAGAACATCACCTCTTGTGTCCCAGAATAATGAACAAGGCTCAACCTTACGGGATTTGCTGACTACAACAGCTGGAAAGCTACGTGTGGGGTCTACAGATGCTGGCATTGCCTTTGCCCCAGTATATTCAATGGGAGCCCCA agtAGCAAAAGTGGACGGACTATGCCTAACATTCTTGATGACATAATTGCTTCAGTTGTTGAAAACAAAATTCCACCAAGTAAAACCTCCAAGATAAATGTAAAACCAGAGCTTAAAGAAGAGCCTGAAGAAAGCATAACATCTGCAGtggatgaaaataataaattatacagtGATATACCACATTCTTGGATCTGTGAGAAGCATATTTTATGGCTTAAGGATTATAAGAATAGCAATAATTGGAAGCTTTTCAAAGAATGTTGGAAACAAGGACAG CCTGCAGTGGTTTCTGGTGTGcataagaaaatgaacattagCCTATGGAAGGCGGAATCAATTAGTCTTGATTTTGGAGACCACCAAGCTGATCTCCTGAACTGCAAAGATAGCATCATTTCAAATGCCAATGTTAAGGAATTCTGGGATGGTTTTGAAGAAGTTTCAA AACGGCAGAAAAACAAAAGTGGAGAAACAGTTGTTTTAAAGTTGAAAGATTGGCCTTCAGGAGAAGACTTCAAGACTATGATGCCAGCAAG ATACGAAGATCTTTTAAAAAGTCTGCCATTGCCAGAATATTGTAATCCAGAAGGAAAATTCAATTTGGCCTCTCATTTGCCAGGATTTTTTGTACGTCCTGATCTAGGACCCAGGTTGTGCAGTGCCTATG GTGTAGTCGCTGCTAAAGATCATGATATAGGAACAACAAATCTCCATATTGAAGTTTCTGATGTTGTAAATATTCTAGTCTATGTTGGCATAGCAAAAGGAAATGGCATTCTCTCAAAAGCAG GAATTCTCAAGAAATTTGAGGAAGAAGATTTGGATGACATTTTAAGGAAAAGATTGAAGGACTCAAGTGAAATACCTGGTGCTCTGTGGCATATTTATGCTGGGAAAGATGTTGACAAGATAAGGGAATTTCTTCAAAAG ATTTCAAAAGAACAAGGCCTTGAAGTTCTACCAGAACATGATCCAATACGTGACCAAAGTTGGTATGTGAACAAAAAGCTCCGTCAAAGGCTGCTTGAAGAATATGGAGTCAGAACCTGTACTCTTATTCAGTTCCTTGGTGATGCTATTGTTTTGCCAGCAGGAGCACTTCATCAG GTTCAGAATTTTCACAGCTGTATTCAGGTAACTGAAGATTTTGTGTCTCCAGAACATCTTGTAGAGTCATTTCATTTAACACAGGAACTGAGACTTTTGAAGGAAGAAATTAATTATGATGATAAACTACAG gttaaaaatattttgtatcatgCAGTCAAAGAAATGGTGAGAGCCTTGAAGATACACGAGGATGAAGTAGAGGATATGGAAGAAAATTAA